From a single Bryobacter aggregatus MPL3 genomic region:
- a CDS encoding MBL fold metallo-hydrolase: MPRKIDAELLRMWLEEKRPVTVIDVRNEEDRAQWSIPGSLHINAYEALKANQPSALSDAILPASQPIVTVCNLGKMSERAADELTSRGLDVFSLSGGMKAWSLAWNTAEVALTNAHVTQVRRTGKGCLSYLISSNQEAAVIDASLPIDVYRSLAERQGLRIRYVIDTHIHADHVSRSRQLADAMGAELLLPPQNRVHFGYRSIAAHEVIRIGAAKLEAIPTPGHTMESMSFLLDGEALFTGDTLFTSSVGRPDLHADPGQARARASRLYTSVQQLLALAPGVLVFPGHTGTPAAFDGVAIRERLDVVAERLRHWMESEESFVEQILAHIPPTPPNYIRIVELNEGAELPAGDLTELEAGANRCAIG; this comes from the coding sequence ATGCCTAGAAAGATCGATGCGGAGTTACTCCGTATGTGGCTGGAAGAGAAGCGTCCCGTGACAGTCATCGACGTCAGAAACGAAGAAGACAGGGCACAATGGTCCATTCCCGGCAGCCTGCACATCAACGCATATGAAGCACTGAAAGCCAACCAACCAAGTGCGCTTTCCGATGCAATCCTTCCTGCCAGCCAGCCCATTGTGACGGTGTGCAATTTGGGCAAGATGAGTGAGCGAGCCGCGGATGAACTCACGAGCCGAGGACTGGATGTATTTTCTCTCTCGGGCGGGATGAAGGCATGGAGTCTGGCTTGGAATACGGCCGAAGTCGCCCTGACCAACGCTCACGTCACTCAAGTTCGGCGCACAGGAAAGGGTTGTCTTTCCTATCTGATCTCCTCCAATCAAGAGGCCGCCGTCATTGACGCCTCTTTGCCAATCGATGTTTATCGTTCCCTGGCGGAACGCCAGGGTCTCCGGATTCGCTACGTGATTGACACCCACATTCATGCCGATCATGTTTCGCGTTCACGCCAACTCGCCGACGCAATGGGCGCCGAGTTGTTGTTACCGCCCCAGAACCGTGTCCATTTTGGATACCGTTCCATAGCGGCTCACGAGGTGATCAGGATCGGCGCAGCGAAGCTGGAAGCAATCCCAACGCCTGGACACACCATGGAGAGTATGTCCTTCCTCCTGGATGGAGAGGCATTATTTACGGGAGACACACTCTTCACTTCGAGCGTCGGGCGTCCAGACTTGCACGCCGATCCTGGCCAGGCCCGTGCGCGCGCGTCTCGTCTCTACACCTCCGTCCAGCAATTGTTAGCTCTCGCCCCTGGCGTGCTTGTCTTTCCCGGACATACTGGCACCCCTGCCGCGTTCGACGGCGTAGCGATCCGTGAGCGCCTCGATGTGGTGGCAGAACGGCTTCGGCACTGGATGGAATCAGAGGAATCCTTTGTCGAACAGATCCTGGCCCATATTCCGCCCACTCCGCCGAACTACATACGAATCGTCGAACTCAATGAGGGCGCGGAACTACCAGCTGGGGACCTGACGGAGCTGGAAGCAGGAGCCAATCGCTGTGCCATTGGATAG
- a CDS encoding OsmC family protein gives MKILGTYLGQGQVSLKHEGSGVSFSTDPPKGGGGQGLSFSPTDLVAAALGSCVLTTIGLVAERQDLSAAIHIEIEKEMEASPRRIGSITLTIHLPQHCSVEERGRLERAAKLCPVSLSIHPEIRVKMRFVSGEMAGREPVDAPQTQI, from the coding sequence TTGAAGATTTTGGGTACCTATCTCGGTCAAGGCCAGGTCAGCCTGAAGCACGAAGGATCGGGAGTGAGCTTTTCTACCGATCCACCGAAGGGTGGGGGCGGTCAGGGCTTGTCCTTCTCACCAACGGACCTGGTCGCTGCGGCACTGGGGTCCTGTGTACTGACCACCATCGGACTCGTTGCGGAGCGACAGGATCTGTCAGCCGCAATCCATATCGAGATCGAAAAAGAAATGGAAGCAAGCCCCCGCCGGATTGGCTCGATCACGCTCACTATTCATCTCCCGCAACACTGCAGCGTCGAGGAGCGCGGCCGGTTGGAGCGTGCGGCAAAGCTTTGCCCGGTCAGCCTCTCCATACACCCGGAGATTCGAGTCAAGATGCGATTCGTTTCTGGAGAGATGGCGGGTAGAGAACCTGTTGATGCGCCTCAAACTCAAATTTAG
- a CDS encoding recombinase family protein has product MKVIGYIRVSTDKQADKGVSLEAQEAKIRAMAAVQDLEVSEIIVDGGESAKSLSRPGMDRLLSIVDRGEVDCVIIAKLDRLTRSVKDLATLLERFQKRNVGLVSVSESLDTKSAAGRLVLNIMVSVSQWEREVIGERTRDAMRHKKLKGERIGAIPFGSRLAADGKHLEEDEREQAMLQRIRNLKAAGLSLRAIAAELNSQGFRTRKGTAWQHTFVAAMAA; this is encoded by the coding sequence ATGAAAGTGATCGGCTATATCCGGGTGAGTACAGACAAGCAGGCTGACAAGGGCGTGTCGCTAGAGGCACAAGAAGCCAAGATCCGCGCAATGGCTGCCGTGCAGGATTTGGAAGTCTCAGAGATCATCGTCGACGGCGGTGAATCGGCTAAGAGTCTCAGCCGTCCAGGGATGGACCGATTGCTTTCAATCGTGGATCGCGGAGAGGTTGATTGCGTGATCATTGCAAAGCTCGATCGGCTAACGCGTTCCGTAAAGGATCTGGCCACGCTTCTCGAACGTTTTCAAAAGCGAAACGTCGGGCTTGTAAGCGTATCCGAGAGCCTGGATACGAAGAGCGCGGCTGGTCGACTCGTGCTCAACATCATGGTTTCTGTCAGCCAGTGGGAACGGGAAGTGATTGGAGAGCGAACCCGTGATGCGATGCGTCACAAGAAGTTGAAAGGCGAGAGAATTGGCGCGATTCCGTTTGGCTCGCGCCTGGCGGCAGATGGCAAACACCTCGAAGAGGATGAACGCGAGCAGGCAATGCTCCAGCGGATCAGGAACCTGAAGGCCGCAGGGCTATCACTTCGCGCGATCGCCGCTGAGCTTAACTCGCAAGGATTCCGCACTCGCAAGGGTACGGCCTGGCAGCATACCTTCGTTGCGGCGATGGCCGCCTGA
- a CDS encoding type II secretion system F family protein — protein sequence MEILLLSGCFLFVLLAVLGGGYWFLREPAPVAESVLRVDLNQDDGPIRQTLEKIGSILPAANDLAHPVRRRLIAAGYREPDALQAYFGIKAVSALLFAMLFLLLGVELEVDLLAALVFSLCGAGIGYLIPDRGLQSMEANRRGRLRQALPAALDLLVLSLEAGQALDSAMLETSRELRHVYPELSEELSLTHLEMRAGQSRSDVLARLVMRTGEPEVKKLTNLLLDGDRFGASLGPALRNHAKYTRLRRRQVAQEQARKTSVKLIFPVFFLIFPCVLLVTLGPALLRLLQGMSQLAGG from the coding sequence ATGGAAATCCTACTTTTAAGCGGATGCTTCCTGTTTGTACTGCTCGCGGTGCTGGGTGGTGGTTATTGGTTTTTGCGAGAACCGGCTCCAGTGGCCGAGTCTGTGCTCCGGGTGGATTTGAACCAGGATGACGGCCCGATCCGGCAGACTCTCGAAAAGATCGGTAGCATTCTGCCGGCTGCGAATGATCTTGCTCATCCGGTCCGCCGGCGTCTGATCGCGGCAGGCTACCGGGAGCCGGATGCGTTACAGGCTTATTTCGGGATTAAGGCGGTGTCGGCTCTTTTATTCGCCATGCTCTTTCTGCTGCTTGGGGTCGAGCTGGAGGTCGACCTGCTGGCGGCGCTTGTTTTCTCGCTCTGTGGCGCCGGAATTGGCTATCTGATTCCGGATCGTGGCTTGCAGAGTATGGAAGCGAACCGCCGGGGGCGCTTGCGCCAAGCTCTTCCGGCAGCGCTGGACCTTCTGGTGCTGAGTCTGGAGGCTGGGCAGGCGCTCGACAGCGCCATGCTGGAGACCAGCAGGGAATTGCGTCATGTCTATCCGGAACTCAGTGAAGAATTGTCGCTGACTCACCTGGAGATGCGTGCGGGGCAATCGCGTAGCGATGTTCTGGCCCGGTTGGTGATGCGTACGGGTGAACCAGAAGTGAAGAAGCTGACGAATCTACTGCTGGACGGGGATCGATTTGGCGCTTCGCTTGGGCCGGCTTTACGGAATCATGCGAAGTATACGAGATTGCGCCGCCGGCAAGTGGCGCAGGAGCAAGCGCGAAAGACCAGTGTCAAACTGATTTTCCCAGTGTTCTTTCTGATCTTCCCTTGCGTGTTGCTTGTGACCTTAGGACCCGCCTTACTCAGACTGTTGCAAGGAATGAGCCAACTGGCCGGAGGCTAG
- a CDS encoding ArsR/SmtB family transcription factor yields the protein MDAQSKRDFKNSLFGEFARIGKAMASDRRLEIIDLLAQAERSVEELATETSQSVANTSQHLKVLRQAHLVETRRDGTFIRYRLADERVTRLWLMLREVGETRLAEVGRLVDTYLVDRGKLQGIDARELKRRLKDGNTVLLDVRPTVEYQAGHIAGARSIPIGELAGRLKELPKDKTIIAYCRGSYCVFADEAAALLSSRGFQAYRLDGGFPDWKIAGGAVTQTLRVENYGGKLHA from the coding sequence ATGGATGCTCAGTCAAAGCGCGACTTTAAGAATTCTCTTTTCGGCGAGTTTGCGCGAATCGGCAAAGCGATGGCCAGCGACCGGCGGCTGGAAATCATCGATTTGCTTGCGCAGGCAGAGAGGTCGGTTGAGGAACTAGCCACAGAGACTTCTCAGTCCGTGGCGAATACCTCCCAGCATCTTAAGGTTCTCCGGCAAGCTCATCTTGTCGAAACACGCCGGGATGGGACCTTCATTCGCTACCGCTTGGCGGACGAGCGAGTGACCCGTCTTTGGTTGATGTTGCGAGAAGTTGGAGAGACGCGTCTGGCAGAAGTAGGCCGCTTGGTCGACACATATTTGGTCGATCGCGGCAAGTTGCAGGGTATCGATGCACGTGAGCTGAAGCGCCGTCTGAAAGATGGCAACACGGTGTTGCTGGATGTCAGGCCAACAGTGGAGTACCAGGCCGGTCACATCGCCGGGGCACGCTCGATTCCCATTGGCGAACTCGCAGGCCGTCTCAAGGAACTCCCCAAAGACAAAACGATCATCGCCTATTGTCGCGGTTCGTACTGCGTATTCGCTGATGAAGCAGCGGCCCTCCTTTCGAGCAGAGGATTCCAGGCCTATCGCCTGGATGGTGGTTTCCCTGATTGGAAAATCGCAGGAGGCGCAGTAACACAAACACTCAGAGTGGAAAACTACGGAGGGAAGTTACATGCCTAG
- a CDS encoding HGGxSTG domain-containing protein has protein sequence MLNGRCRIHGGLSTGARTEDGKQRIRRAVTTHGLRTKESLRQRGMVRRLLSEWAHLQKLLQ, from the coding sequence ATGCTCAATGGCCGTTGCCGGATACATGGAGGACTTAGCACGGGCGCGCGGACTGAAGATGGCAAACAGCGGATCCGCCGAGCGGTGACAACGCACGGCCTACGGACGAAAGAATCGCTTCGGCAGCGGGGAATGGTTCGGCGGCTACTTTCTGAGTGGGCGCACCTACAAAAACTGCTTCAGTGA
- a CDS encoding MFS transporter produces the protein MPLDSAPVEVRLGLRENWQQFTLLVLVNSFVGVMVGAERVVLPLLAQDDFGLASRAAILSFIASFGLVKAGANLFAGRLGDQFGRKRVLIAGWLFGLPVPFLLYFAPSWSWIILANMFLGLNQGFAWSTTVIMKIDLVGAKRRGLAMGLNEAAGYLAVSGAALLTGYLTGVYGARYALLWVGGITALLGLLLSVVFVRESHAHVALEGRGQVTADRSFREIFFLTSWQDRTLFSVSQAGMVNNLNDGMAWGLLPLFFVGGGLSLGEVSMIGALYPAVWGIFQMFTGAWSDRWGRKIFISSGMLLQGVAILSLSLMTGLIPWAAASVLLGIGTAMVYPTLLATIGDVAHPSWRATAVGVYRLWRDGGYAIGALLAGVIADLLGLRWAIGTVGALTILSGLVAVVMMRETLPGREVLRDVARTTTVPELT, from the coding sequence GTGCCATTGGATAGCGCACCAGTCGAAGTGCGTCTCGGCCTCCGGGAGAACTGGCAGCAGTTCACGCTCCTGGTCCTCGTCAACAGCTTCGTTGGCGTCATGGTTGGAGCGGAGCGAGTGGTTCTGCCTCTTCTCGCCCAGGACGATTTCGGTTTAGCGTCACGCGCCGCGATTCTCTCTTTCATCGCCAGCTTTGGGCTCGTCAAGGCCGGAGCGAATTTGTTCGCTGGCCGGCTCGGCGACCAGTTCGGCAGAAAGCGGGTGCTGATTGCGGGCTGGCTATTCGGGCTTCCAGTCCCCTTCCTCCTCTACTTCGCACCGTCGTGGTCGTGGATCATCCTCGCCAACATGTTCCTGGGTCTGAATCAGGGCTTTGCCTGGTCCACGACGGTCATCATGAAGATCGATCTGGTGGGCGCAAAGCGCCGCGGCCTGGCGATGGGCCTGAATGAGGCGGCCGGTTACCTCGCGGTTTCCGGGGCAGCGCTGCTCACCGGTTATCTCACCGGAGTGTATGGCGCACGCTATGCGTTGCTGTGGGTGGGAGGAATCACAGCTCTTCTAGGGCTCCTTCTGTCGGTGGTGTTTGTGCGGGAATCGCACGCACACGTTGCGCTGGAAGGCCGTGGGCAGGTCACTGCAGACCGTTCCTTTCGGGAGATCTTCTTTCTGACGAGTTGGCAAGATCGCACTCTTTTCTCCGTGAGTCAGGCGGGGATGGTCAACAACCTCAATGATGGGATGGCATGGGGTCTCCTGCCGTTATTTTTCGTAGGGGGAGGGCTGAGCCTTGGCGAGGTCAGCATGATCGGCGCGCTTTATCCGGCGGTGTGGGGAATCTTCCAAATGTTCACTGGCGCATGGAGTGATCGATGGGGAAGAAAGATATTCATTAGTTCTGGAATGCTCCTCCAGGGAGTGGCGATTCTCAGTCTGTCGCTCATGACCGGATTGATTCCCTGGGCAGCCGCTTCCGTCTTGCTAGGCATTGGCACCGCGATGGTCTATCCAACTCTCCTCGCTACCATCGGCGACGTAGCGCACCCCTCATGGCGTGCTACCGCCGTTGGCGTTTATCGGCTTTGGAGAGATGGTGGATACGCGATTGGCGCCCTTCTTGCCGGTGTCATCGCCGACCTGCTTGGTCTCCGCTGGGCCATTGGCACCGTTGGAGCGCTCACCATACTGTCTGGCTTGGTCGCGGTCGTCATGATGAGAGAAACGCTTCCCGGCAGGGAAGTGCTTCGCGACGTTGCCAGAACTACAACGGTACCGGAGCTCACCTGA
- the cpaB gene encoding Flp pilus assembly protein CpaB produces the protein MKKNVLPLVIIALVIAVVSTGIFYGLIVSRMDGSARTASTLRYVAVKDLEKGHVVKAEDFRLSAAPDPGSPAPSHPEDLIGRRLTENLGRDVVLTEHVLTPSAQRGLPAGIPDGMRAVTLHISDSSSVVQMLHPGDKVDVQALINRNRNGETDLELRTLLQNATVFNIVPPEPNQNLQGRTVLTVLSSPQDSERLSVADAGARLRVVLRNRGDEKIVPLGSTSVLSLAAPPRPVVTTKFAVAKPVSRPVELDFRLFEVAADQVASFAPGAGNDALSVKVGQNQKAEKSTLLASSRMMADRSGEFIWKAADLSSVKVRVEALDGQTDGDVRLRIQPESSSTDAATQKADSKVQLSGEQSAVVSGFHAGHKGRGGQLVLVITPVRSK, from the coding sequence ATGAAAAAGAACGTCCTCCCCCTGGTGATTATCGCGCTCGTTATCGCGGTGGTGTCGACAGGCATATTCTATGGTTTGATCGTTTCCCGCATGGACGGGTCGGCGAGAACAGCTTCTACTCTTCGTTATGTGGCGGTGAAGGATCTGGAAAAAGGGCATGTGGTGAAGGCTGAGGATTTCCGCCTGAGCGCGGCTCCTGATCCTGGCTCACCGGCGCCCAGTCATCCGGAAGATCTCATCGGACGCAGGCTGACGGAAAATCTTGGCCGTGATGTTGTGCTCACGGAACATGTGCTGACGCCTTCTGCCCAACGAGGGCTGCCGGCCGGCATTCCAGATGGAATGCGCGCGGTCACGCTTCATATCAGTGATTCTTCGAGTGTGGTTCAAATGCTGCATCCCGGCGATAAAGTCGATGTGCAGGCCTTGATCAATCGCAATCGCAACGGAGAAACAGATCTCGAACTCCGCACCCTTCTGCAGAATGCGACGGTGTTCAATATCGTGCCGCCTGAACCGAATCAGAATTTGCAGGGCCGCACGGTCCTCACTGTTTTGAGCTCACCGCAGGATTCCGAACGTCTGAGTGTGGCCGATGCAGGCGCCCGGCTGCGGGTGGTGCTGCGCAATCGGGGCGACGAGAAGATTGTGCCTCTGGGCTCCACCTCGGTGCTGAGCTTGGCCGCGCCTCCGCGGCCTGTGGTGACCACGAAATTCGCGGTGGCTAAGCCTGTTTCCCGGCCCGTAGAGCTGGACTTCCGGTTATTTGAGGTGGCTGCGGACCAAGTGGCTTCGTTTGCGCCCGGGGCAGGGAATGATGCCTTGTCGGTGAAGGTGGGGCAGAATCAGAAAGCGGAAAAATCAACCTTACTGGCCTCATCACGCATGATGGCGGACCGTTCCGGGGAATTTATCTGGAAGGCTGCCGATCTGTCGTCCGTGAAGGTCCGGGTGGAAGCGCTGGACGGACAAACGGATGGGGACGTGCGCCTACGGATCCAGCCGGAATCGAGTTCGACGGACGCGGCCACGCAAAAGGCCGATTCGAAGGTGCAACTGAGCGGAGAGCAGTCCGCGGTGGTGAGCGGCTTTCATGCCGGGCACAAGGGTAGGGGCGGGCAACTCGTGCTGGTGATTACGCCGGTTCGCTCCAAGTAG
- a CDS encoding replicative DNA helicase, which translates to MKESALDRVGLPASIDAERMTLGSVMVDPEVLPGVVAELTTDHFSTEKHRRIFQSMLRLSELDERIDRVTLANDLMRRGELESIGGLSYLMELDEGIPQRLNVSGYIGILREKSALRALCHLGASLSERAALGIECAEAIATDTAERLTGLVATNSSGMPATVASIIEGAGTQMLGRSIEESSRGIGLGLWPELSRRMPALLPETLCILAAPPAGGKTTLLLNLVMHASLSGKHAIVFSLEMSGEELIRRWVCAGAKINSQHLSKGTLNEQEQREAIFQLGEISGLAIRIDSGNSDTPAKIRAAVHKVRQKQPVDLIAIDFLQLVQPGKGGLRGTEAADYVAYQFKSLAREFKCPVIALSQFSNEGLDAMKEGRVSLRYARNSGAIYQACDYGLILYPKKLGPGEVVSESRIPMRLKIDKHRNGPEGEIDLLWDKPRYRIFEAAE; encoded by the coding sequence ATGAAGGAATCTGCACTTGACCGAGTTGGGCTCCCCGCGAGCATCGATGCGGAGCGGATGACTCTGGGCTCGGTGATGGTGGATCCGGAGGTCTTGCCCGGAGTGGTGGCTGAACTCACTACTGACCACTTTTCAACGGAAAAGCATCGAAGGATCTTTCAATCGATGCTTCGCCTTTCAGAATTAGACGAGCGTATCGACCGGGTCACTTTGGCGAACGACTTAATGCGCCGCGGCGAACTCGAAAGCATCGGCGGTCTAAGCTACCTGATGGAACTCGATGAGGGAATTCCGCAGCGTTTGAACGTTTCTGGATATATCGGAATCCTTCGAGAGAAGTCTGCGCTTCGGGCGCTGTGTCATCTCGGAGCCTCGCTTTCTGAGCGGGCGGCCCTGGGCATCGAATGCGCCGAGGCGATCGCAACAGATACCGCAGAGAGGCTCACAGGACTTGTTGCAACGAACTCGTCAGGGATGCCTGCAACCGTTGCCTCCATCATTGAGGGCGCCGGCACGCAGATGCTGGGCCGCTCAATCGAGGAATCATCGAGAGGGATAGGACTGGGTCTCTGGCCGGAACTCTCCCGCCGGATGCCTGCGCTGCTCCCTGAGACGCTCTGTATCCTTGCTGCACCGCCGGCGGGAGGCAAGACTACCTTGCTTCTCAATCTCGTCATGCATGCCTCGCTCAGTGGGAAACACGCTATTGTTTTCTCGCTTGAGATGAGCGGAGAGGAACTCATCCGGCGGTGGGTGTGTGCTGGCGCGAAGATCAATTCACAGCATCTGTCGAAAGGAACGCTGAACGAGCAGGAGCAGCGAGAAGCCATCTTCCAATTGGGAGAGATCAGCGGACTCGCGATTCGCATCGATTCGGGCAACTCGGATACCCCAGCGAAGATCCGGGCCGCGGTACATAAAGTCCGACAAAAACAGCCCGTTGATTTGATCGCGATCGACTTCCTTCAACTCGTACAGCCAGGGAAAGGTGGACTGCGGGGCACAGAGGCGGCAGACTATGTTGCCTACCAGTTCAAATCCCTGGCGCGAGAATTCAAATGCCCGGTAATCGCGCTTAGCCAGTTCTCGAATGAAGGACTGGACGCCATGAAGGAAGGGCGGGTGAGCTTACGCTATGCCCGCAATAGCGGAGCCATTTACCAGGCCTGCGACTACGGGCTGATCCTCTATCCAAAGAAGCTGGGACCGGGCGAAGTAGTTTCTGAGTCCCGCATTCCGATGAGGCTCAAGATTGACAAGCACCGCAACGGGCCTGAGGGGGAGATCGACCTCCTCTGGGACAAGCCAAGATATCGCATCTTCGAGGCTGCTGAATGA
- a CDS encoding Bro-N domain-containing protein has protein sequence MADKPIDISSLLPEDTPIEEIRRRAAKDMGPLGKDNGAAVEQGDAQLVLFEGITIRKVFHENEWHFAIVDIIAALSESDRPSKYWSDLKAKLVKNEGFTELSAKIGQLKMASTDGKFYLTDAVTVETALRIIQSIPSRKAEPFKRWLATVGYERIQEYQDPEIAVKRAILLWQAQGRTSDWIEARLRCIVVRRELTDQWQKGGITGREYGRLTNIIAKKNLRS, from the coding sequence ATGGCAGATAAACCGATCGACATTTCAAGCCTGCTGCCAGAAGACACCCCCATCGAAGAAATACGGCGTCGGGCCGCAAAAGATATGGGCCCCCTCGGGAAAGATAATGGTGCAGCCGTGGAACAGGGAGACGCCCAGCTAGTTCTATTCGAGGGAATTACCATAAGGAAAGTCTTCCACGAGAACGAGTGGCATTTTGCCATTGTGGACATTATTGCTGCGTTGTCCGAATCGGATCGCCCAAGCAAGTACTGGAGTGACTTAAAAGCAAAACTCGTTAAGAATGAAGGGTTTACTGAGTTGTCCGCTAAAATCGGACAACTGAAAATGGCGTCAACTGATGGGAAATTTTACCTCACAGATGCGGTCACAGTGGAAACGGCGCTTCGCATCATTCAGTCTATTCCCAGCAGAAAAGCTGAGCCTTTCAAGCGGTGGCTCGCGACTGTTGGCTATGAGCGCATTCAGGAGTATCAAGACCCTGAAATCGCAGTCAAGCGAGCGATTCTGCTATGGCAGGCGCAGGGACGCACAAGCGACTGGATTGAAGCAAGGCTCCGTTGCATCGTCGTTCGTCGGGAATTGACCGACCAATGGCAAAAAGGCGGGATCACTGGCCGAGAATACGGTCGGCTCACAAACATCATTGCAAAAAAAAACCTTCGATCTTGA
- a CDS encoding rhodanese-like domain-containing protein, which produces MLNRRQLMSGAACGLGWTNLAPVLFAEQPWKTSEFLAPADLAKQIEAKIAPPIICVAFPFLYRQRHIRGAKFAGPANKPEGIQDLERLAATLSKDAEVVIYCGCCPLKDCPNIRPAYTTLKRLGFKAIRVLNIPTNLHSDWTTKGYPAEPAQNSMTPGAE; this is translated from the coding sequence ATGTTGAATCGACGACAACTCATGTCCGGTGCCGCATGCGGACTGGGCTGGACAAATCTCGCGCCTGTCCTCTTTGCAGAACAACCCTGGAAGACGAGCGAATTCCTTGCGCCAGCAGACTTAGCCAAACAAATCGAAGCCAAGATCGCGCCGCCGATCATTTGCGTTGCGTTTCCGTTCCTGTATCGGCAACGGCACATTCGTGGCGCGAAGTTTGCCGGCCCCGCAAACAAGCCGGAAGGCATTCAGGATCTCGAAAGACTCGCAGCCACTCTCTCAAAAGATGCTGAGGTCGTGATCTATTGCGGATGCTGTCCATTGAAAGATTGCCCCAACATCCGCCCGGCTTACACCACGTTGAAGCGGCTCGGCTTCAAGGCCATCCGCGTGCTTAACATTCCAACGAATTTGCATAGTGACTGGACAACCAAGGGCTATCCGGCAGAGCCAGCCCAGAATTCTATGACACCCGGCGCGGAGTAA
- a CDS encoding type II secretion system F family protein, protein MSGPFLLLLIFTATFAFVVAGLYFASGWFKTEALVEGESDGFAGRDGEPLLLRTETVSSISFWATLLERFRFVPNLRRLISEAGLSWSVGRFTAMMLLAGASMGVILSRLAWLPLLGVLCGAVLAMLAPFFYVRSKRQKRFLLFEENFPDALDTLGRAMRAGHALAAGIELVAYEAAQPVSGEFRIVLEEWKLGRSWDQALDHLVQRIPLVSVSLFVAAVRMQSRTGGKLHEILTRISEGVRDSGALEGEVRAISAHGKLTGAVLTVLPIGIAVMLHSTAPGYLDILNDNPVGRYMVVAAVILLIAAHFVIRKILDIRI, encoded by the coding sequence ATGTCGGGTCCATTCCTTCTGCTGCTGATTTTTACCGCGACCTTCGCTTTTGTGGTGGCAGGGCTTTACTTTGCTTCTGGATGGTTCAAAACAGAAGCGTTAGTGGAAGGGGAATCGGACGGCTTTGCGGGGAGAGACGGCGAGCCGCTTCTGTTACGCACAGAGACGGTATCAAGCATCTCTTTCTGGGCGACCTTGCTCGAACGCTTTCGATTTGTGCCGAATTTGAGGCGTCTCATTTCGGAAGCAGGATTGAGTTGGTCCGTCGGGCGCTTCACGGCGATGATGCTGTTGGCCGGCGCGTCGATGGGGGTGATTTTGTCTCGTTTGGCCTGGCTGCCGCTGTTGGGGGTTCTTTGCGGCGCGGTGCTAGCGATGCTAGCGCCCTTCTTTTATGTCAGAAGTAAGCGCCAGAAACGTTTTTTGCTCTTTGAAGAAAACTTCCCTGATGCACTCGACACGCTCGGGCGCGCTATGCGGGCCGGGCATGCACTGGCGGCCGGCATCGAACTGGTGGCCTATGAAGCAGCACAGCCGGTGAGTGGAGAATTCAGAATTGTTCTTGAGGAGTGGAAGCTGGGCCGCAGTTGGGATCAGGCTCTCGATCATTTGGTACAGCGGATCCCTCTGGTGAGCGTCAGCCTGTTTGTGGCTGCCGTACGGATGCAAAGCCGCACAGGCGGCAAGCTGCACGAGATTCTCACACGCATCTCGGAGGGGGTGCGAGATTCCGGGGCGCTGGAGGGCGAGGTCCGCGCGATTTCCGCGCATGGCAAGCTCACTGGCGCCGTGCTGACCGTGCTGCCGATTGGTATTGCAGTCATGCTGCACTCTACTGCACCTGGCTATCTCGATATTCTGAATGACAATCCGGTGGGCCGCTATATGGTGGTGGCTGCTGTGATCCTGTTGATCGCGGCACATTTTGTGATTCGTAAGATTCTCGATATTCGCATTTGA